A window from Nitrosopumilus adriaticus encodes these proteins:
- a CDS encoding ABC transporter permease, which yields MKRYVATRMATMFGVLMITLLITISLVGSNMDTILKQGIVFQVRAEITENPAIAESFSSVDEFEAFVQAQIDQRTKILGLDEPWYSPQRIGITMYKILLLDFGHATFLTSDEGSSNVKDILFEKLPRTVLLFTTATIIISIIGIFLGALSSSKVGSVIDRITSSFAIISSSFPVWWIGMLMIFLFAFTYQIFPARATPDIPSSDPGYIGSLLYHMALPLITIVMIGFGSWAYLVRNFMVGIMQEDFIMAKKTIGISQKKIIYTHALKNAAPPIVTILALSLSGSLGGAIITEAVFDWPGMGRLYFEAITVMDLPVIIGATYLLTVFFLISIFIADLLYGYFDPRVRTGQ from the coding sequence ATGAAAAGATACGTGGCCACAAGAATGGCTACGATGTTTGGTGTTTTGATGATCACTTTGTTGATTACAATTTCTCTTGTAGGCTCCAATATGGATACCATACTAAAGCAAGGAATAGTTTTTCAGGTCAGAGCGGAAATTACAGAAAATCCAGCCATTGCAGAGAGTTTTTCATCTGTAGACGAGTTTGAGGCATTTGTTCAAGCCCAAATAGACCAAAGAACAAAGATTCTAGGACTGGATGAGCCATGGTATTCACCTCAACGCATAGGAATAACAATGTACAAGATACTACTGCTGGATTTTGGTCATGCCACATTTCTAACAAGTGATGAGGGTTCATCAAATGTTAAAGACATACTTTTTGAGAAGCTTCCAAGAACAGTTTTACTTTTTACTACTGCAACAATAATTATCTCAATCATCGGAATCTTCCTAGGCGCTCTATCAAGTAGTAAAGTAGGTTCGGTAATCGATAGAATAACGTCCAGTTTTGCAATAATTAGCTCTAGTTTTCCTGTTTGGTGGATTGGTATGCTGATGATATTCTTGTTTGCATTCACATATCAGATATTTCCTGCAAGAGCAACACCAGACATCCCATCTTCAGATCCGGGATACATTGGCTCTTTGCTATATCATATGGCTTTACCGTTAATCACAATTGTAATGATTGGTTTCGGATCTTGGGCTTATTTGGTAAGAAATTTCATGGTAGGAATTATGCAAGAAGATTTCATCATGGCGAAAAAAACAATAGGGATTTCGCAGAAAAAAATCATATACACACATGCCCTAAAAAATGCAGCACCGCCGATCGTTACAATATTGGCACTTAGCTTATCAGGTTCTCTTGGAGGCGCAATAATTACAGAAGCAGTATTTGATTGGCCAGGGATGGGAAGATTGTATTTTGAGGCAATTACAGTTATGGATCTTCCAGTAATCATTGGTGCGACATATTTACTCACAGTATTCTTTTTGATCAGCATATTCATTGCAGATTTGCTTTATGGTTATTTTGATCCCAGAGTGAGAACAGGGCAATGA
- a CDS encoding CxxC-x17-CxxC domain-containing protein translates to MSFDREREMFTATCGDCGNECQVPFKPKDDRPVYCRECFQNHKPAPRSGGRFGGRSGGYGGDRGSRFGRRDDRPREMFDAKCGDCGNDCQIPFKPKDDRPVYCRECFQNHKQN, encoded by the coding sequence ATGTCCTTTGATAGAGAAAGAGAAATGTTCACCGCAACATGCGGTGACTGTGGAAATGAATGTCAAGTTCCATTCAAACCAAAAGACGACAGACCTGTTTATTGCAGAGAATGTTTCCAAAATCACAAACCAGCACCAAGATCTGGTGGAAGATTTGGCGGTAGATCCGGCGGTTATGGTGGTGACAGAGGTTCTAGATTTGGTAGAAGAGATGATAGACCACGAGAAATGTTTGACGCAAAATGCGGTGACTGTGGAAATGATTGTCAAATACCATTCAAACCAAAAGACGACAGACCTGTTTATTGCAGAGAATGTTTCCAAAATCACAAACAAAATTAA
- a CDS encoding Mov34/MPN/PAD-1 family protein, translated as MLFKKKKFERQVLIQKDVLDSILSFCQMKHPNEGILILKGKSKNGEITINGLVIPPFSETGPTFAGFPHSFLPFDMSYIGIVHSHPSGSAEPSVTDLHNFFGLISLIVKSPYDDDSIFAWDSSGNSVPLSIISK; from the coding sequence GTGCTTTTTAAAAAGAAAAAATTTGAACGTCAGGTTTTGATACAAAAAGATGTACTTGATAGCATTCTTTCTTTTTGCCAAATGAAGCATCCAAATGAAGGCATCCTAATACTAAAGGGAAAATCAAAAAATGGTGAAATAACTATTAATGGATTGGTGATTCCACCCTTTAGCGAAACTGGTCCTACCTTTGCAGGATTCCCACATTCCTTTTTGCCTTTTGATATGAGCTATATTGGAATTGTACATTCACATCCTAGTGGTTCTGCGGAGCCGTCAGTAACTGATTTGCATAATTTTTTTGGCTTGATTTCACTAATTGTGAAATCTCCTTATGATGATGATTCAATTTTCGCGTGGGATAGTAGTGGGAATAGTGTGCCCTTGTCAATTATCTCAAAATGA
- a CDS encoding SRPBCC family protein → MAKTVKKSYNSGSVKKTITIRASKDKVWRKISNIVGLPTWVVDVKKTVFLSKKKKGIGAVRLITFADGNKIEEHVVAWKDKESFTYVATEGLPLRAYVATISIKAKTSKSVELTWQSYLNSKKMSQNQFLQFLAFMGSFYDASLENLKTLLEK, encoded by the coding sequence ATGGCAAAAACTGTTAAAAAATCATATAATTCAGGTTCAGTTAAAAAAACTATCACAATTAGAGCTTCAAAGGATAAGGTTTGGAGAAAAATTAGCAATATTGTTGGATTACCCACGTGGGTAGTTGACGTAAAAAAGACAGTTTTTCTTTCCAAAAAGAAGAAAGGGATAGGCGCTGTTAGACTAATTACATTTGCAGATGGAAACAAGATCGAAGAGCATGTTGTAGCTTGGAAGGACAAGGAATCTTTCACATATGTTGCAACTGAAGGGTTACCACTACGAGCATATGTTGCAACAATTTCCATCAAAGCGAAAACTAGCAAAAGTGTAGAATTGACATGGCAATCCTATCTAAACAGTAAAAAAATGTCTCAAAATCAATTCCTTCAATTCCTAGCATTTATGGGATCATTTTATGATGCATCATTAGAAAATCTAAAAACATTGCTTGAAAAATAG
- a CDS encoding YwbE family protein has protein sequence MVDIPPRNKISVGTSVQIILKKDQRTGNLTNGTVKRILTSSNFHPHGIKVELSDGQIGRVQKII, from the coding sequence TTGGTAGATATTCCTCCACGAAACAAAATATCTGTTGGCACTTCAGTTCAGATAATTCTCAAAAAAGATCAGAGAACAGGAAATCTAACTAATGGAACTGTAAAGAGGATTCTAACTTCGAGTAATTTTCATCCACATGGGATTAAAGTTGAATTAAGTGATGGGCAGATTGGACGAGTTCAGAAAATCATTTGA
- a CDS encoding arsenate reductase family protein, with the protein MKILHKPTCITCKKAITEIQRMKTDIEKRDFFKDPLSEAELKKIIKMSGKTPSEFLRKRDKMFKELDLGNSKKTDSQIIKLMVKYPGLIMRPIVISGNKAFVGKFDSKNLK; encoded by the coding sequence TTGAAAATTTTACACAAGCCTACATGCATTACCTGCAAAAAAGCAATTACAGAGATTCAAAGGATGAAGACAGATATTGAAAAAAGAGACTTTTTCAAAGACCCACTATCAGAGGCAGAATTGAAAAAAATCATCAAAATGTCAGGAAAAACACCCTCAGAATTTCTCAGAAAACGAGACAAAATGTTCAAAGAGTTAGATTTAGGAAATAGCAAAAAAACAGATTCTCAAATTATCAAACTGATGGTAAAATATCCAGGACTGATTATGCGTCCCATAGTGATTTCTGGGAACAAGGCATTTGTGGGAAAGTTTGATTCAAAAAATCTAAAATAA
- a CDS encoding ABC transporter permease, with protein MSGITPQEIKREFLKSKMGIAGITILTILIVTSIIAMIVIPIETFQEWNNPGSWILYPKVAIPIWINLFMVEKIPEHKILEDPNIQNILQDEISLTSHQFGLNFDYDYFPNDFIYVFSSEYSGSPLLKMSVIRPDGEKLELLSTSLPHSTSKTIHSERIFSTDSAIKKNLVLQSEKFQFPLERLSAEDIVFSKIQSNEPLKGNYVFSVDLYGVNSENQIHESKLIIGGKAFGIMGTDELRRDLAVGLLWGTPLALFIGIVVSIASVVMGLLYGVYAGFKGKKTDETMMRFNDVIYALPALPFLIILSVTISNSIFLMIGFLMIFGWVGIAKVARSMSLQIKTRGYVDAANMMGQKDSKIILKHILPQLLPYAFASIAISVPAAITTEAGLSFLGLGDPSFPTWGQILHDANTFGAAARGLWWWIMPPGVMIAITGLAFVFIGNALDAIVNPKLKR; from the coding sequence ATGAGCGGCATTACACCTCAGGAAATAAAGCGAGAATTTCTAAAGAGTAAGATGGGGATTGCAGGCATTACAATTCTCACGATATTGATAGTCACATCAATTATTGCAATGATTGTAATTCCAATTGAGACATTTCAGGAATGGAATAACCCAGGGAGTTGGATTCTATATCCAAAAGTAGCAATTCCAATTTGGATAAATCTATTCATGGTTGAGAAAATTCCTGAGCATAAAATTTTAGAAGATCCAAATATTCAAAATATTTTGCAAGATGAGATATCCCTTACATCACATCAGTTTGGCTTAAATTTTGATTATGATTATTTCCCTAACGATTTCATCTATGTATTTTCATCAGAGTATTCAGGATCCCCCCTATTGAAAATGTCAGTGATTAGACCAGATGGAGAAAAACTTGAATTATTATCAACATCACTTCCACATTCTACTTCAAAAACAATTCATAGTGAAAGAATCTTTTCCACAGATTCAGCTATAAAGAAAAACTTGGTTCTGCAATCAGAGAAATTTCAATTCCCCCTTGAACGATTGTCAGCTGAAGATATTGTATTTTCAAAAATTCAATCAAATGAACCCTTAAAGGGAAACTATGTTTTTTCTGTAGATTTGTATGGTGTGAATTCTGAAAACCAGATCCATGAATCAAAACTAATCATCGGAGGGAAAGCTTTTGGAATAATGGGAACTGATGAATTGCGAAGAGATTTAGCTGTAGGACTACTCTGGGGAACTCCACTTGCTCTATTCATCGGGATAGTTGTTTCAATTGCATCTGTAGTGATGGGCTTATTGTACGGAGTCTATGCAGGATTCAAAGGTAAAAAGACGGATGAAACCATGATGAGATTCAACGATGTGATTTATGCACTGCCAGCTCTACCATTCCTAATTATTTTATCAGTCACAATTAGTAATAGCATATTTTTGATGATAGGGTTTTTGATGATATTTGGATGGGTGGGAATTGCAAAGGTTGCAAGGAGCATGTCACTTCAGATTAAGACTAGAGGGTATGTGGATGCAGCAAACATGATGGGTCAAAAGGACTCGAAAATAATTTTAAAACATATTTTGCCACAATTACTTCCATATGCTTTTGCAAGCATTGCAATTTCAGTCCCAGCTGCTATTACCACAGAAGCTGGATTGAGTTTTCTAGGTTTAGGAGATCCTTCATTTCCAACATGGGGTCAAATTTTGCATGATGCCAATACATTTGGTGCTGCTGCAAGAGGATTATGGTGGTGGATTATGCCTCCAGGGGTCATGATTGCAATAACAGGGCTAGCATTTGTATTCATCGGAAATGCGCTAGATGCAATAGTTAATCCAAAGTTGAAAAGATAA